AGGTGTCAGTCAGATAAAAAGACATTCACATGTaattcttttcttcttgtgtgTTGAACTGTTTTGTGTCCAGACTCCGTCAGGCTGGTGAACGGGACGAGTCCGTGTTCAGGCAGACTGGAGGTGAAGGCTCACCAGTCTAACCAGTCTGACCAGTGGTGGTCCTCCGTGTGTGAAGCTGACTTTGACCAGCAGGATGCTGAGGTGGTCTGCAGGGAGCTCGGCTGTGGGGCTCCCTCAGTCCTCCAGGGGGGGCTCTATGGAGGAGCGGCGGCTGCAACATGGAGCAGCGATTTCCAGTGTGGAGGCCACGAGTCTGCCCTTCTGGACTGTAGAAGCTCAGGTGCAGCTAGGAACACCTGCTCCCCTGGAAAAGCTGTTGGACTCACCTGCTCAGGTaaaagaggagctgcagctttGATTTCTGCTCTACTCAAACTCAGTCATTGACTCGTTTGTGTTCAGAGCCCGTCAGGTTGGTGGGAGGACCCAGTCCCTGTTCTGGATCACTGGAGGTGAAACATCTGGGACACTGGAAACCAGTGGACTGGACCCCGGAAGCAGCGGCAGCAGCGTGCAGAGAGCTGGACTGTGGATCTGCTGTTTCAACGGGAAAGAAACAGGGGACTCCCACAAATGTGTGGTCAGTCCACATTCCTTGTGTTGAGGCTGGATTTTCTATCAAGGAGTGTGTACACTCATCTTACTCATCGTCTCACCTGGAGATCACCTGCTCAGGTAAGTCTGTCACTGATATGTGTGGGGTCTTTTTTAACCCTTGCAGTTTTTGTAGCCTGAGGTGAGCACACCCTGAAGGTGGTCAACTCAcaccaataacaataataacatcaTTTTCTCTGGTTCTcgacatttctgtgtttgtttcctttgtttgtgtttctgtcatgtgACTGATGCCTCAGGCTGACTGTTGTCTTTCTGACTGTCAGGTGGGACTGACCCTCATGACCTGGAGGTGCAGTGACATCATCTGCACACCTACACCTGGCCTTTGAAAAGCAAAGAATTTATAATTTGTACTTAATGTGGCCATAATCTAagtttaaaacatatttttaaaaaatgaactgacaTCAACAGAATGTGAcgaaacaacagtgttgacgTCAGAGATATCTACTgcagttagcatgctaaccagctagcgACCGCCTGTCCCGCCTGTCCCGCCTGTAATACCACCTTATACCTCTAGAGGCATCAGTCCAACAACCGTCCCATAGTTTCAGcttgatagatagataaaactttattgatcccgagggaaattccAGAGCTACGTCCACACCAACTCAAGCTAGGAGATGTAAATGAGCTCCACAAACTGTCTTAGAGTCCAGTCTAATaagggaacaaaacaaaatcacaaaatgtccACACAGGAAATATTCTTACACGTGTTTTCCCTTCTAAGCTTCTCTCTTTTACTGAGACGAGCTGAACTGCATCATTAGCTCAttgtaaaacacacttcattcagaCGAGACATAAAACTGAAGGAAATAAAACTAAACcgtcttggtttgtctttctgcaGCCACCTCTGGTTGGTCCAATTAAATCCTCAGTTCACAGAGTTTATCTCATTTTTAGATTTGGTCTTTAAATCACATTGAAGTTTGTTCGGCTGCAGATGGAGCCTGAGCTGAAAGCTGAGTTAAAAGTATACTAGAAAAAGGAAATGCTTACAGTCATTTATTTCCCTCTTAAGTACAAAAGTACACATTTGTCTGTGTATAAGTACACTACAGAGTTGTATTGTAATTTGTGACTCATGAGCCAAAATTGAGTGTTTGTCCAACAGAGCAGGCAGTAAACTTTGTTCAGTCAAACAGAACTTTATTGACATGTACTCAGTGTTTCCATGGAGACTCTAATAGTAAGAGTCCATGATGCGCCTCATGCTCATGAACCTCATGTTGCTCATGCCCATGTGCATGAAGTTCCTGTACTCTCCGGGCCTCATGTACATCATCCTGCCTCTGTAGTGGGGCTGCTCGTACATCAGCCAGTGTCCGTCCATCACGTTGCAGGACATGCAGTTGGACATGCGGTAACGGTCCATGATGTTATCGCAGTCGTCCATCAGCTCGTACATCTGGCCTCCGAAGTTCTCCCTCTCGTAGATCCTCATCCTGTAGGACCCGCGGTGCTGCAACACaccaataatcaataatcagttAGCATTCAGCACAACACCtcaactgtttcctgttttggaTACAGATGTCTCATATGATTGGTccaaactgacacacagtgatgctgtgctgtgattgggCGTGTGGTTACCATGGGGATCATGCGGCAGGACCTGATGCAGTCGCTCATCCCCATCATGCTCATGTAGTCGGAGTACTCGCCCCTCCTCAGGAAGTACTGGTTGCCCATGAAGTTGGTGCGGTCGTAGACCATGAAGCAGCCTCTCTCCACCCTGCAGGAGTGACACCTGCTCAGGTAGGACGACATGTCGGCACAGTCGCCGCTGCACTCGTAGGAACGACCCTGGAAGTTCCTGTCCTCGTAGAAGATGATCTGAGCAGAGGCAGAAGACGGCGATGAGGTTTGTTTCAAAAGCTTTCTCAGTTTTCAGCCATGAATTTGAAGTTTTACGTTTTAAGTTCGCACAGAGTGAAATGTGAAGATAAATCTTCATCACAGCTGACGTCTGACTGTGGTTTCCTACAAAGAGTCTCATCGTCGTGGTTCTtatatttcagcatttattcATATACTGAACATTACTGTGTGACATACACACTAAAGGTATGTACAAACACCTTTCATTAAACCCTCCCTGGGTCTTGTGTACTATCACTTACATTACATGGTAACTGGTGGTACATTGATGCAGTATCACAGCAGTGGCTGAAATAgtgatgaagtgtgttttacacGCTTCACGTACACAGGCTCAAATCATCCATATTGTTCATGACACTCGTGAAGATGGAAAATTTGTGTCCATGTCCATGAGTCCTAAAGATTTCCTAAGAGTTTTATTAACCAGATTCAGGATTGTTTCAGATAGACAGATTAAATTTCAGgcctgaaacaaactgaaaatatccTCAACCAGTGTTTTTCTTGCCTAAACCAAACCACTGATGGGATTCTGACATCCTGGGTTTTCTCAGTGACTTAACTGTTTAAAGTTATATTTGTAGTTATGGAATTTAGATCAGTAAACTAAGCAATGAATTGGTAAAAGCTTTATTGCGGTAAAGCCGCCGATAGGACTTTGAAAACAGATCTGAGGTCTCCTGCTGGTGTGTCGTGCTCACCCTGCTCATCATGTTCATGCCGCTGGAAGTCATGTTGCCTCTCTGGTTGCTCAGCTGCTTGCTGATGTTGGCTGTGCTGGttgttgagtgtgtgttacCTGTAGGGCAGCTGCTGCTCTTTATAGCACCTGAGCAACTGAGGCCTTTTGTCCAAACAGCCTGAGCCAGCAGCGCACCATAAAAGAGACGCTCGGTGTTCGGCATTTCTCTTATAGAAACTACAGACAAAGAGCTACAGACAGCCGCTGTGTGTCTCCTTCAGTCCTCTGTTGAACCAGTTACCACAACGCTTTCTGGAACAAAAacctgaagacaaaacaaaacaactgtgGCACATAAAGAGCTTCAAACAATTCACTTAAAACATCAACTTCATCAACATCCTTACAACATGAGGTTTCGGGCTGCACTTTTTATTGGAAACAAGCGGAATAAAATCTGAGTTTTGGACAAATTAAATGTCTGTGAAGATGTTAGTTTAAATCAAGTGTGTTCCATAAAATGCTTTAAGATAAAATCATTAGTAAACAGGTAAACAACTGAGCTCAGACGTCAGCTTTAAGGTGGAAACCAGAAAGTTTTCATGGTCACAAACGAGACATGAGAATTAGAAACTAAACCAACTAAAAGCCAACAAACAAACGTTTAAACCAACAAAATTCTCAGGATACTTCGGACTGAACCAATAATTtattaaatgaaaagtaaaactgaCTGAATCCAGATGTTAAAATCTCAGCAGGAAACTCTGCAGTAAAAGTTCACAGCTGATAAACCGTTTAATGATGTATGAAcggttttgtattttattcactttataCACACATATTCTATTTGTATGAGGACGATTTTACATGACTAAAAGTATCTAAAATTCTGATTTATAAAAATGAGTTAGTTTAAAACCTGTTTAAAAGTCATGGcatgaatataataataataatagtgacattacagagcagagacaaaacaagatgATGATGCAGGAAAACAGACGAGTTTAATACTAATATCTAAAATATCCATCTACTACatctaaataaacaaagaatgTTTCTACTGAATCAAAACATGAGCAAACAATAGTTTTtatctctgtttgtttcattttttattatctATCAATTTATTcccatttttttcattcatttcagattcttttgtatttctctcACTGCAGGCCTGATTCTTTCTTTATGAGGATCTTCTCTCAGGTGATCCACAGCAGGTGAGAACAGGAAGTCCAGCTGGTCACGGCTCAggtcacagaaaacacactttacACTCCGGATGTGTACAGatttcacttttatttccagcatgtaaaaacaacaaaacacgaGAAATCAACGAAATTAACAGCAAACCCACAGTGAACACAAATGACTAATTCACAGTCTGAAAGGGAGGAACAAGTCAGCACTTCATAAATCATAAACCCCGTTTTCATACTGTGTCAGTAAACGTTGTGTTAAACATGAACCTCCCAGCTTTTCACACTGAAACGGAGAACACAGCTGGAACATCTGTGTGAACCTGCTGTTGAACGTCTCCTGAGTGAAGTACCTGCTGTGGCTCTCAGCTGGTCCTCAGTGTCTCATCTGACGCAGCTCGTGGACATTAGCAGGTGAAAGCGGTTGTACATTCTGTTAAGAATTTTCTAGCAGGTTTTCCTCCTCGTGTGTTTGGTCTTTCAGTTAGTTCACTTTTGCACTGAATTTCTGTCTCCCGGTTTTCTCTGCCAGAAGGGAACGTTTGGACAGGAAGCTGTTGTCATGGATGAAATGTCTCATGTCACATCTGATCTCGTTTCAGAGTGGCTGCAAAGACGGACAGAAGGCTCCTTGTGTCGCTTCGCAGTGTTGTTGGTGAGTGTGCGGTCAGTGAATGCAGCACTGCATGTTGTTGAACTCTACTTCTGTTGTGTTCCACTGAATACAGAACCCCTCACAGATGAGAATCATTTTCTCATTATCATCGTACGGCCCAGATGACCCCTAAAGGAAGCGATAGAAGATTCACAACTcgtgtttcattttctgatttctcAGCCTCAGTTTTGCATCAAATTGTTTGTAATTACTGACGTAAAATATGGTGATGGGCAAGTACACTGTCATCTGCTGAGCCACAGCATCCTGGGGTAGGCGGGGCTTAAAGTGGGAAAGTGGGCGTGGTCAGTGACTGGGTCAGCGGAAGGCGATTTGCTCGAGACCCACATTCTCTTCAAACACTTTGACCACATCATACATGAGGCTGGAAAGATAAATTAATTTAGTGGAAATGAGAAATAATTAACTACAACCCTGACGTTCATGGGATTAAGTAATTAACATAAATGAATGAAGCCGTTTTCTTTGAGTCAAACTCAGGTGTCACAGGTGGCAGGTAGAAAATCTACCACTCAGCTAACGAATGCTAACCTTCTGATTTAACCCACTGACGGCACCTTCACCTCGTGCAGCACATCGTGAAAAGCGTCAGAATCAGGCCTGAGCCCCACTTTGGCTGGTTCTCCTCAGTGCTGTGTTCACGTCACAACTGAAACTGACAACTAAACTGAAGTTATGgtttgttttcctgctcctccttcaaATAGTTCTGCTTCAAAGATGATTTCTTCCACtctttaatatgtgtgtgtatctgaacTGTGCATCCTGTGGGACTACAGAAGTGCTGGGATGAGGCCTGTGTAACACgtcatgttattattattattattgttgttgttatcccTCTCACTGCTGTGAGGACTTTGTTGTCAAAGCTCTGCGataattaaaagcagcagacGTTTATCATGTGACACACTACAAATGAATAACCAGCAGCATTTCTTCCTGCTGTGGTTAACAAAACAGACGGTAAACTTCATTGAATCAGAACTTTATTGTTCAGTAGCAGGAGTCCATGA
This is a stretch of genomic DNA from Scatophagus argus isolate fScaArg1 chromosome 7, fScaArg1.pri, whole genome shotgun sequence. It encodes these proteins:
- the LOC124061749 gene encoding gamma-crystallin M2-like; its protein translation is MPNTERLFYGALLAQAVWTKGLSCSGAIKSSSCPTGNTHSTTSTANISKQLSNQRGNMTSSGMNMMSRLLKQTSSPSSASAQIIFYEDRNFQGRSYECSGDCADMSSYLSRCHSCRVERGCFMVYDRTNFMGNQYFLRRGEYSDYMSMMGMSDCIRSCRMIPMHRGSYRMRIYERENFGGQMYELMDDCDNIMDRYRMSNCMSCNVMDGHWLMYEQPHYRGRMMYMRPGEYRNFMHMGMSNMRFMSMRRIMDSYY